One segment of Candidatus Thermoplasmatota archaeon DNA contains the following:
- a CDS encoding nucleotide exchange factor GrpE — protein MSSETPPVATERSSAPSEEADRLQAELAKAQQLAQDRLSQLRYLQADLENLRKSFARERAEVERRAVESFARDLLPVLDDFDRALATLPDGDERRGLSLLHGNLLSVLQARGLRALDPVGKPFDPFLHEAVARESSDKPEGTVLSEIVKGYAVGDRVIRPSQVRIAASPPTATPEGDSHDA, from the coding sequence TTGTCGAGCGAGACGCCGCCGGTTGCGACGGAGCGATCGTCCGCCCCTTCGGAGGAGGCCGACCGTCTCCAAGCCGAGCTTGCCAAAGCGCAGCAGCTCGCGCAGGACCGGCTCTCGCAGCTTCGGTATCTCCAGGCCGACCTTGAGAACCTTCGCAAGAGCTTCGCCCGCGAGCGCGCCGAGGTCGAGCGTCGCGCGGTCGAGTCGTTTGCGCGCGACCTCCTTCCCGTCCTCGACGACTTCGACCGCGCGCTCGCGACGCTCCCCGACGGTGACGAGCGTCGCGGGCTTTCCCTCCTGCACGGCAACCTCCTCTCCGTTCTGCAGGCGCGGGGGCTTCGGGCGCTCGATCCCGTCGGCAAGCCCTTCGACCCGTTCCTGCACGAGGCCGTGGCGCGCGAGAGCTCCGACAAGCCCGAAGGCACGGTCCTCTCCGAGATCGTGAAGGGCTACGCGGTGGGCGACCGCGTGATCCGTCCTTCGCAGGTCCGGATCGCCGCTTCTCCCCCGACTGCCACTCCAGAAGGTGATTCCCATGACGCGTGA
- a CDS encoding M14 family zinc carboxypeptidase — MRLLMRRVLALAVSAAIALSMVPLSQAGPLPSASASSRVFPEPLETTDFVGIREFYAGIDKLAKAHPDVLVVREVGSSFGIPTATGGRAQYPIVAVEVTNDKSATPRDEKPVLIFQLSIHGNEKGGREGGMRVIEDLAAGHYYDEAFRAAILDQFLLVFTFPNVDGWAHEELEHRLGDPVNTGYTRGNGNGRDLNRDFPSMGWYQSGGGRGPALSEPEIAGLAPYYLQFKGRAMYATDIHGMLHPADSGILFAGYGKPIQCLPRTSPFLGGTCLREGHFVLSLIPSAQETPTGHLRNVRLAENVKERLNAMASERYPWFSSLPNVGLAGGNFNEYGTTWDTIGYTDSGTTGEFFAQFVEAEGFDFELAYNHITFDDNYVAILNDMHVHTVREIVRSYVETAQQKIFALVQANGHKLAYLVDPLATDVGAAPEGLADSAAVFERKVRADLNEFWADMANVVDGPVAGLSATDVAAGRLSDFDRFAVGGRAAESLLSNAAAVSAMKAWVEAGGRLVVTDGALALAHALGAVAADEVKETTGYLGYANIVGDHALAKGVRGLARELYSGITIGYDLRGSAPIWTIAATAVESAGGAVAGTSGSTSAASLGTLPLGKGEIVFLGALLAPPTTEHDPPYGLASYAVTATGYQVLYNALGFTLVESQEPRGLLDGVLNPTGGEEPASVPGLEPVILLAAVGALAVAARRRRT; from the coding sequence TTGAGGCTTCTCATGAGGCGCGTCCTTGCCCTCGCCGTATCGGCCGCGATCGCCCTGTCGATGGTGCCGCTCTCCCAGGCGGGGCCGCTTCCAAGCGCAAGCGCAAGCTCGCGCGTCTTCCCGGAGCCGCTTGAGACGACCGACTTCGTGGGCATCCGCGAGTTCTACGCCGGAATCGACAAGCTTGCCAAGGCCCACCCCGACGTTCTGGTCGTCAGGGAGGTCGGCAGCAGCTTTGGCATCCCGACGGCCACGGGTGGTCGCGCGCAATATCCCATCGTCGCGGTCGAGGTTACAAACGACAAGAGCGCGACGCCGCGCGACGAGAAGCCCGTCCTCATCTTCCAGCTCTCGATCCACGGCAACGAGAAGGGCGGACGCGAGGGCGGCATGCGCGTGATCGAGGATCTCGCGGCCGGCCACTACTACGACGAGGCCTTCCGCGCGGCGATCCTCGATCAGTTCCTGCTCGTCTTCACGTTCCCGAACGTGGACGGGTGGGCGCACGAGGAGCTCGAGCACCGCCTGGGCGACCCCGTCAACACGGGCTACACGCGCGGCAACGGCAACGGCCGCGACTTGAACCGCGACTTCCCCTCGATGGGGTGGTACCAATCGGGAGGCGGCCGCGGCCCGGCCCTCTCCGAGCCGGAGATCGCAGGCCTTGCGCCCTACTACCTCCAGTTCAAGGGCCGCGCGATGTACGCGACGGACATCCACGGCATGCTGCACCCGGCCGACAGCGGGATCCTGTTCGCCGGGTACGGAAAGCCCATCCAATGCCTGCCGCGCACGTCGCCGTTCTTGGGCGGCACGTGCCTTCGCGAGGGCCACTTCGTCCTCTCGCTTATCCCCTCGGCGCAGGAGACGCCCACGGGCCACCTCCGCAACGTCCGCCTTGCCGAGAACGTGAAGGAACGGCTAAACGCGATGGCAAGCGAGCGCTACCCGTGGTTCTCGTCGCTTCCCAACGTGGGCCTGGCCGGCGGCAACTTCAACGAGTACGGCACGACCTGGGACACGATCGGCTACACGGACTCGGGAACGACGGGCGAGTTCTTCGCGCAGTTCGTCGAGGCCGAGGGCTTCGACTTCGAGCTTGCGTACAACCACATCACGTTCGACGACAACTACGTCGCCATCCTGAACGACATGCACGTACACACGGTGCGCGAGATCGTGCGCTCCTACGTGGAGACGGCGCAGCAGAAAATCTTCGCGCTCGTGCAGGCAAACGGGCACAAGCTCGCCTACCTCGTCGACCCGCTTGCCACGGACGTGGGCGCGGCCCCCGAGGGGCTCGCGGACTCGGCCGCCGTCTTCGAACGCAAGGTCCGCGCGGATCTCAACGAGTTCTGGGCCGACATGGCAAACGTGGTCGACGGCCCGGTCGCGGGTCTCTCGGCAACCGACGTCGCCGCCGGCCGCCTATCGGACTTCGACCGCTTTGCCGTCGGCGGCCGCGCCGCAGAATCGCTCCTTTCCAACGCCGCCGCCGTCTCTGCGATGAAGGCGTGGGTCGAGGCCGGCGGGCGCCTTGTCGTGACGGACGGCGCGCTCGCGCTTGCGCACGCGTTGGGTGCCGTCGCCGCCGACGAGGTCAAGGAAACCACAGGCTACCTCGGCTATGCGAACATCGTTGGCGACCACGCTCTTGCAAAGGGCGTGCGCGGGCTGGCCCGCGAGCTCTACAGCGGCATCACAATCGGCTACGACCTTCGCGGCTCGGCGCCCATCTGGACGATCGCCGCCACGGCCGTCGAATCGGCCGGCGGCGCCGTGGCCGGAACCTCGGGCTCCACAAGCGCCGCGAGCCTCGGAACGCTTCCTCTTGGCAAGGGCGAGATCGTCTTCCTCGGCGCCCTCTTGGCTCCGCCTACGACAGAGCACGATCCACCCTACGGCCTTGCAAGCTACGCCGTAACCGCCACGGGCTACCAGGTGCTCTACAACGCGCTTGGCTTCACGCTTGTCGAAAGCCAGGAGCCGCGCGGGCTCCTCGACGGCGTGCTCAACCCGACCGGAGGCGAGGAGCCGGCCAGCGTGCCGGGGTTGGAGCCGGTAATCCTGCTTGCCGCAGTTGGCGCCTTGGCGGTTGCGGCGCGCCGGCGTCGCACCTAG
- a CDS encoding gamma carbonic anhydrase family protein, protein MIWLAPSAVVTGDVTIGDETSVWHHATLRGDTEAIVIGRQTNIQDNVVVHVDEGAPCRIGNRVVVGHGAIVHGCTVDDEVTIGMGAIITTGAHIGEQSFIGAGAVVSEGTKIPPRSIALGVPAKVHHLLQPHHLERIRHGWRNYLELAEAQLPKFPPLQGDAAKRVRTSAQRAPR, encoded by the coding sequence ATGATCTGGTTGGCACCGTCGGCCGTCGTCACGGGCGACGTCACCATCGGCGACGAAACCTCCGTCTGGCACCACGCGACCCTGCGGGGCGACACGGAGGCCATCGTGATCGGTCGTCAGACGAACATCCAGGACAACGTCGTCGTCCACGTGGACGAGGGCGCGCCCTGCCGCATCGGCAACCGCGTAGTGGTGGGCCACGGAGCCATCGTGCACGGGTGCACGGTGGACGACGAGGTGACCATCGGCATGGGCGCGATCATCACAACGGGCGCGCACATCGGCGAGCAGTCGTTCATCGGCGCCGGCGCGGTCGTCTCGGAGGGGACGAAGATCCCGCCGCGCAGCATCGCCTTGGGCGTGCCGGCGAAGGTGCACCATCTCCTGCAGCCGCACCACCTCGAGCGCATCCGCCACGGCTGGCGGAATTACCTCGAGCTCGCGGAAGCGCAGTTGCCGAAGTTTCCTCCCCTGCAGGGGGATGCGGCAAAGCGCGTGCGCACGAGCGCGCAGCGGGCGCCCCGTTGA
- a CDS encoding HRDC domain-containing protein — protein MTAAAPERPAEAQPWCVACLSVSPQPKACPACNGEVVLLEIHPQAPDNAKVVAETLRTWRSRQARIQRTDPFMVIPNRTLACLAGAQPERREALRTVPGIGPAKDRDYGFVLARYFAELHAGKADTRPALARGPMPEGLTTEEEALVVDLREMEKPLHDLARTHGLPIESLLARIARLVERGVPDVAQRLCAPAEIEWISAHLEAHPGATPEDLRQAFPVCSLAACYLVPALLREAKSS, from the coding sequence ATGACCGCCGCCGCGCCCGAGCGCCCCGCCGAAGCCCAACCGTGGTGCGTCGCCTGCCTTTCGGTCTCGCCGCAGCCCAAGGCCTGCCCTGCCTGCAACGGGGAGGTCGTGCTCCTCGAGATCCACCCGCAGGCGCCCGACAACGCCAAGGTCGTCGCCGAGACGCTCCGCACCTGGCGCTCGCGCCAGGCCCGCATCCAGCGAACCGACCCGTTCATGGTGATCCCCAACCGGACGCTTGCATGCCTGGCCGGCGCCCAGCCGGAGCGCAGGGAGGCGTTGCGCACGGTCCCCGGCATCGGACCGGCCAAGGACCGGGACTACGGCTTCGTCCTCGCGCGGTACTTCGCCGAGCTGCACGCCGGCAAGGCCGATACGCGGCCCGCGCTTGCGCGAGGCCCCATGCCCGAAGGGCTCACGACCGAGGAGGAGGCGCTCGTGGTGGATCTGCGGGAAATGGAAAAGCCGCTCCACGATCTCGCCCGGACGCACGGCCTCCCGATCGAATCCCTGCTCGCGCGCATCGCCCGCCTCGTCGAGCGGGGCGTCCCGGACGTGGCACAGCGATTGTGCGCGCCCGCGGAGATCGAGTGGATTTCCGCGCACCTGGAGGCCCATCCGGGCGCAACCCCCGAGGACCTGCGGCAAGCCTTCCCGGTGTGCTCGCTTGCGGCCTGCTACCTCGTCCCGGCGCTTCTTCGGGAGGCCAAGTCCTCATGA
- a CDS encoding SRPBCC family protein — MPTQTASTIVNASVARAWDMWAHFEDFPRFLRHVKEVQELGDGRSRWVVDMMGRQEWTAVNEDWIEQRQIGWRTTEGDVTHSGRVTFEALGPGRTRIQVRIDYDPPGGLLGDLGDFLGAGKAFERALQQDLDDFARMVNEARPEELEHAGERYLFHARG; from the coding sequence TTGCCGACGCAAACCGCCTCCACGATCGTGAACGCCTCTGTCGCGAGGGCTTGGGACATGTGGGCGCATTTCGAGGACTTCCCCCGGTTCCTGCGCCACGTGAAGGAGGTCCAGGAGCTCGGCGACGGGCGCAGCCGCTGGGTCGTGGACATGATGGGCCGCCAGGAATGGACGGCCGTCAACGAGGACTGGATCGAGCAGCGGCAGATCGGTTGGCGGACGACCGAGGGCGACGTGACGCACAGCGGCCGCGTGACCTTCGAGGCGCTTGGCCCCGGCCGGACGCGCATCCAGGTCCGAATCGACTACGACCCGCCCGGCGGCCTGCTGGGCGACCTCGGGGACTTCCTTGGCGCGGGCAAGGCGTTCGAGCGGGCTCTCCAGCAGGACCTCGACGACTTCGCGCGGATGGTCAACGAAGCGCGCCCGGAGGAGCTCGAGCACGCCGGGGAACGATACTTGTTCCACGCGCGCGGGTAG
- the ligD gene encoding non-homologous end-joining DNA ligase, with the protein MAAPARERQADDPLGPYRAMREFRKTPEPAGARAKGRRADGRPAFVIQEHHARSLHWDLRLERDGVLVSWAVPKGIPLDKERNNLAVQTEDHPMQYRTFEGTIPEGQYGAGPVTIWDEGTYEPVAWEKDKVKFVLHGRRVSGRYVLFRTRGKNWMIHRMDPPAKPRADPMPERVVPMMAKLSGLPKDDPAWGYEIKWDGVRAVAFVQGGRVRLQSRNLLDVTAQYPEIAGLGPALGSREAVLDGEIVAFDEKGTPSFQRLQPRMGLQSEAAVRRMQRAVPVTYVLFDVLYLEGESLLARPYDKRRRILEALGLEGPHWQTPSYHRGDGAALLAATRAKGLEGIMAKRLDSPYEPGLRSGAWRKIKNAMRQEVVIGGFTRGEGARLGRIGALLVGVYEEGPGGEPRLRYAGKVGTGFTDAELDRLDGKLAPLVRSTSPFVGGPPRGAFVDPRLVAEVAFTEWTREGTLRQPSYKGLRFDKDPTQVVREG; encoded by the coding sequence ATGGCGGCGCCCGCTCGCGAACGCCAAGCCGACGATCCTCTGGGGCCGTACCGGGCGATGCGCGAGTTCCGCAAGACGCCCGAGCCCGCCGGCGCCCGGGCGAAGGGCAGGCGCGCGGACGGTCGGCCGGCGTTTGTGATCCAGGAGCATCACGCGCGAAGCCTCCACTGGGACCTCCGGCTCGAGCGCGATGGCGTCCTCGTGTCGTGGGCCGTGCCCAAGGGGATTCCCCTCGACAAGGAGCGGAACAACCTCGCCGTGCAGACCGAAGATCACCCGATGCAGTACCGCACGTTCGAGGGGACGATCCCCGAAGGCCAGTACGGCGCGGGGCCCGTCACCATCTGGGACGAGGGCACGTACGAGCCGGTCGCCTGGGAGAAGGACAAGGTGAAGTTCGTCCTGCACGGCCGACGCGTCTCCGGACGATACGTGCTCTTCCGGACGCGCGGCAAGAACTGGATGATCCACCGCATGGACCCGCCGGCAAAGCCGCGGGCCGATCCCATGCCCGAGCGCGTCGTTCCCATGATGGCCAAGCTCTCCGGCCTGCCCAAGGACGACCCCGCGTGGGGATACGAGATCAAATGGGACGGCGTGCGGGCCGTCGCGTTCGTGCAGGGCGGTCGCGTGCGACTCCAAAGCCGGAACCTGCTCGACGTGACCGCGCAGTATCCGGAGATCGCCGGTCTCGGGCCGGCGCTTGGCTCGCGGGAAGCCGTCCTGGACGGCGAGATCGTGGCCTTCGACGAAAAAGGGACTCCAAGCTTCCAGCGCCTGCAGCCTCGCATGGGCCTCCAGAGCGAGGCCGCCGTGCGGCGCATGCAGCGGGCGGTGCCCGTAACGTACGTCCTGTTCGACGTCCTCTACCTCGAAGGAGAAAGCCTCCTCGCGCGTCCGTACGACAAGCGGCGCCGCATCCTCGAAGCGCTGGGCCTCGAAGGCCCGCACTGGCAGACGCCCTCCTACCATCGCGGCGACGGCGCCGCGTTGCTAGCGGCCACGCGCGCGAAGGGACTCGAAGGCATCATGGCCAAACGACTGGACTCGCCCTACGAGCCGGGGCTTCGCAGCGGCGCCTGGCGCAAGATCAAGAACGCGATGCGCCAGGAGGTCGTGATCGGCGGCTTCACCCGCGGCGAAGGCGCCCGCCTTGGCCGAATCGGGGCGCTGCTCGTGGGCGTTTACGAGGAAGGTCCCGGCGGCGAGCCGAGGCTCCGGTACGCCGGAAAGGTCGGCACCGGCTTCACGGACGCCGAGCTCGATCGCCTGGACGGAAAGCTCGCCCCGCTTGTCCGCAGCACGAGCCCGTTCGTGGGCGGGCCCCCACGCGGGGCGTTCGTCGATCCGCGCCTGGTCGCCGAGGTCGCTTTCACGGAGTGGACGCGCGAGGGAACGCTCCGCCAGCCGTCCTACAAGGGCCTGCGTTTCGACAAGGATCCGACGCAGGTGGTGCGGGAGGGATGA
- a CDS encoding MBL fold metallo-hydrolase gives MSARLTFYGGVDEIGGNKILLETGRTRVFLDFGMSFGARKDFFSDFLQPRKVNGLGDHFRLNLLPKNLRGAYRADYLRHMGVQDGERALDGVLVSHAHVDHIGDLPFLRGDVPILASKGSFAVMAALEAIGGNEYLHWKETFRLGAKRDGGTKKLNAQDIAAQPRPTIEYGANEAQVGDVKARGVIEDHSLPGARGILVEAASARLAYTGDFRFHGRHGERSRAFVEQAKAFEPDVLLIEGTRADAEGIDSEADVAAALRAEIEATPSLVVAGWPVRDTDRMLSFYDAARAANRKLCISTKQAYVLEKLRAAGETELPSLHDAGLRIYVPRRGWGLLGRAGVDRDLGLSEYREWERPYVEHSNAIFAHEIHDEPDAFVVRVDFFELTQLVDLDPPPGSRYVHSLTEPFDDEGRLDHARVENWLRHFGLFPYVHAHASGHAAGPELWEAIREIAPRTVVPVHTERHDLFEKNLEPLGIRVARPQNAMLPGSRPLEF, from the coding sequence GTGAGCGCGCGGCTCACCTTCTACGGCGGCGTGGACGAGATCGGCGGGAACAAGATCCTGCTGGAGACCGGCCGCACCCGCGTGTTCCTCGACTTTGGGATGAGCTTTGGCGCTCGAAAGGACTTCTTCAGCGACTTTCTCCAGCCGCGGAAAGTGAACGGCCTTGGCGACCACTTCCGCTTGAACCTCCTGCCAAAGAATCTCCGGGGGGCCTACCGCGCCGATTACCTCCGGCACATGGGGGTTCAGGACGGCGAGCGGGCCTTGGATGGCGTGCTTGTCAGCCATGCCCACGTGGATCACATCGGCGATCTCCCCTTCCTGCGAGGCGACGTTCCCATCCTCGCGTCCAAGGGCAGCTTTGCCGTCATGGCCGCCCTGGAGGCGATCGGCGGAAACGAATACCTGCACTGGAAGGAGACGTTCCGCCTGGGGGCCAAACGCGACGGTGGCACAAAGAAGCTCAACGCCCAGGACATCGCTGCGCAGCCGCGCCCGACGATCGAATACGGCGCCAACGAGGCGCAGGTGGGCGACGTCAAGGCGCGGGGCGTCATCGAAGACCATTCGCTGCCCGGCGCGCGGGGCATCCTCGTCGAAGCCGCGAGCGCCCGGCTCGCCTATACGGGCGACTTCCGGTTCCACGGGCGGCACGGCGAGCGGTCGCGCGCGTTCGTCGAGCAGGCGAAGGCCTTTGAGCCCGACGTGCTCCTCATCGAAGGGACCCGGGCCGACGCGGAAGGCATCGATTCGGAGGCCGACGTGGCAGCGGCCCTTCGCGCCGAGATCGAGGCGACGCCGTCTCTTGTCGTGGCCGGATGGCCCGTGCGGGACACGGACCGCATGCTCAGCTTCTACGACGCCGCGCGCGCGGCCAATCGCAAGCTTTGCATCAGCACCAAGCAGGCCTACGTGTTGGAGAAGCTTCGAGCGGCAGGAGAGACGGAGCTGCCGTCGCTCCACGACGCCGGACTGCGCATCTACGTGCCGCGGCGCGGGTGGGGTCTCCTGGGGCGCGCGGGTGTCGATCGCGATCTTGGCCTTTCCGAGTACCGGGAATGGGAGCGTCCGTACGTCGAGCACTCGAATGCCATCTTCGCCCACGAGATCCACGACGAGCCCGATGCGTTCGTGGTGCGCGTGGACTTCTTCGAGCTCACGCAGCTCGTGGACCTCGACCCTCCGCCCGGCTCCCGCTACGTCCATTCCCTCACCGAGCCGTTTGACGACGAGGGCCGGTTGGACCACGCGCGCGTGGAGAACTGGCTTCGGCACTTTGGCCTCTTCCCGTACGTCCATGCGCACGCCTCCGGGCACGCGGCCGGACCCGAGCTTTGGGAGGCCATCCGCGAAATCGCCCCGCGGACGGTCGTGCCCGTCCACACGGAGCGCCACGATCTGTTCGAGAAGAACCTGGAACCCCTGGGCATCCGCGTGGCGCGGCCGCAAAACGCCATGCTTCCGGGCTCGCGGCCGCTGGAATTCTAG
- a CDS encoding S16 family serine protease gives MRPVVLLLPLLLALPAHAATLELAPPTSVAAVAVAETPQGLVGSVATVDVSRTTGRGSGEIFLSTHPLAEIDMQGSARLAVRVAGAATGIPVADKDFFLVIRSPSPMVGGPSAGAILAVAAMASLASVPVRNDVFMTGTVSPVGDVGPIGGLAPKIQAARDAGGRLFLYPEAQDTVTVLRMGSAGEEVRTLATADFCQEIGIPCIPVGEVETAFRHFTGYELSRPGRIENVSFGDFVSVLAPEAAGRLERAGGILERARANLTAASLGSPERAAAQDAIGRSERLLDRAGNASGGHRYYTAASLAFQAAIEARLAEHLVAVASNPSPEEALARIETAARREAEEAFHRARAVEPTTLSELGGVGAAQERASEARSLVGRAQAAREQGQHGNALRLLAQAVERTSTALWWLELAQHLRGGQPLSRDELSRAAEELLSTATETLAYARVILRVEPGPGDALSEPAELLARARADLKEGAVAGAIFVASNAAVQAGLALERAGLEDVPEAKLARARERAAVAILQARERGVEPVLALSLFEFAGDQPPTHEGRQAALGLYATARASAMHHAVVRDAGGPRELHFVGHAVPPGPDGAAVRQLVSAFAMGAAVATMLALPFVVLRKR, from the coding sequence GTGCGCCCGGTCGTCTTGCTGCTGCCGCTCCTGCTTGCGCTTCCGGCGCACGCCGCCACGCTCGAGCTTGCGCCTCCGACGAGCGTCGCCGCGGTGGCCGTCGCCGAGACGCCGCAGGGCCTCGTGGGAAGCGTGGCGACGGTCGACGTCTCGCGGACGACCGGGCGCGGAAGCGGCGAGATCTTCCTCTCCACCCACCCCCTCGCCGAGATCGACATGCAAGGCTCCGCCCGCCTGGCCGTGCGCGTGGCCGGCGCGGCCACCGGCATCCCGGTCGCCGACAAGGACTTCTTCCTCGTCATTCGAAGCCCAAGCCCGATGGTCGGCGGGCCCTCCGCCGGCGCGATCCTGGCCGTCGCCGCCATGGCCTCGCTCGCGTCCGTGCCCGTCCGCAACGACGTCTTCATGACGGGGACCGTAAGCCCCGTGGGCGACGTGGGCCCCATCGGCGGGCTTGCGCCCAAGATCCAGGCCGCGCGCGACGCCGGGGGGCGCCTGTTCCTGTACCCGGAGGCCCAGGACACGGTGACGGTCTTGCGCATGGGAAGCGCAGGCGAGGAGGTCCGGACCCTTGCCACCGCCGACTTCTGCCAGGAGATCGGCATCCCGTGCATTCCCGTGGGCGAGGTGGAAACCGCGTTCCGCCACTTCACCGGCTACGAGCTCTCGCGGCCCGGGCGCATCGAGAACGTGAGCTTTGGCGACTTCGTCTCGGTGCTCGCGCCCGAGGCCGCAGGACGCCTGGAGCGCGCCGGCGGCATCCTGGAGCGCGCCCGCGCGAACCTCACCGCCGCCTCGCTTGGCTCCCCCGAGCGCGCCGCGGCGCAGGACGCGATCGGACGCTCCGAGCGGCTCCTCGACCGCGCGGGCAACGCAAGCGGCGGCCATCGCTACTACACGGCGGCAAGCCTCGCCTTCCAGGCCGCCATCGAGGCGCGACTTGCCGAGCACCTCGTTGCGGTCGCCTCCAATCCGTCGCCCGAAGAAGCGCTTGCGCGCATCGAAACGGCAGCCCGCCGCGAGGCCGAGGAGGCCTTCCATCGCGCGCGGGCCGTCGAGCCCACGACGCTCTCGGAGCTGGGAGGCGTGGGCGCCGCGCAGGAGCGCGCGAGCGAGGCGCGGTCGCTTGTCGGCCGCGCGCAGGCGGCCCGCGAGCAAGGCCAGCATGGCAACGCGCTTCGCCTCCTGGCCCAGGCCGTCGAGCGGACGTCCACGGCGCTGTGGTGGCTCGAGCTTGCGCAGCACCTTCGCGGCGGCCAGCCGCTCTCCCGCGACGAGCTTTCCCGCGCCGCCGAGGAGCTCCTGTCGACGGCAACCGAGACGCTCGCGTACGCTCGCGTGATCCTGCGCGTCGAGCCCGGGCCCGGAGACGCGCTCTCGGAGCCCGCCGAGCTTCTGGCCCGCGCGCGCGCCGACCTCAAGGAGGGCGCCGTGGCCGGGGCGATCTTCGTGGCCTCGAATGCGGCCGTGCAGGCGGGGCTTGCGCTCGAGCGCGCCGGCCTCGAGGACGTCCCGGAGGCCAAGCTCGCCCGCGCGCGCGAACGCGCGGCCGTTGCGATCCTGCAGGCGCGCGAGCGCGGCGTCGAACCGGTGCTCGCGCTCTCGCTCTTCGAGTTCGCGGGGGACCAGCCGCCCACGCACGAGGGCCGTCAGGCGGCGCTTGGCCTCTACGCGACCGCGCGGGCGTCGGCGATGCACCACGCGGTCGTCCGCGACGCGGGCGGCCCCCGGGAGCTGCACTTCGTGGGCCACGCGGTGCCGCCGGGCCCCGACGGCGCGGCGGTGCGGCAGCTCGTGAGCGCGTTTGCGATGGGCGCGGCCGTGGCGACGATGCTTGCGCTGCCCTTCGTGGTGCTGCGAAAACGGTAG
- a CDS encoding DNA-directed RNA polymerase subunit K: MAEAIRTGFDASQFNRFERARIIGARSLQIALGAPVLLDMPLVDPVRVADAEFARGVIPITVVRETATLKAPRRRIKVARIGEIGEPGEITLGGAPPPEGVDDEEET, translated from the coding sequence ATGGCCGAAGCGATCCGGACGGGTTTTGACGCCTCGCAGTTCAATCGGTTCGAGCGCGCGCGCATCATCGGCGCGCGGTCGCTGCAGATCGCGCTTGGCGCGCCCGTGCTCCTGGACATGCCGCTTGTGGATCCGGTCCGCGTCGCCGACGCCGAGTTCGCGCGCGGCGTGATCCCCATCACGGTCGTCCGCGAGACGGCCACGCTCAAGGCGCCGCGCCGCCGCATCAAGGTCGCCCGCATCGGCGAGATCGGCGAGCCCGGCGAGATCACGCTTGGCGGCGCGCCTCCACCCGAGGGCGTCGACGACGAGGAAGAGACGTAG
- a CDS encoding A24 family peptidase C-terminal domain-containing protein translates to MLATDAVRLFAGTAILAFATWTDLRWRRAPNVLWIVMASVGAVLLTVDLVSDPSLVSAAPYLAFAPLFAGFILVLYRLHLIAGGADAKALVAAAVLVPFPLHLSGSLPLLESPTPASFATLGNALLAFLALPLVFFVRNLARGDLRFPHAFLGYRMEVDAAKRAHVWPMEAVVDGKLAAVRMPSRFEWEDEDYEALRQAGVERPWVTPKVPFMVPLLAGFVLAFFVGDVLFSLLFRALRG, encoded by the coding sequence ATGCTCGCGACCGACGCCGTCCGACTCTTTGCCGGCACGGCGATCCTGGCCTTTGCGACGTGGACGGATCTGCGTTGGCGCCGAGCGCCAAACGTGCTTTGGATCGTCATGGCAAGCGTGGGCGCGGTGCTGCTGACCGTGGATCTCGTGAGCGATCCCTCGCTCGTGTCGGCCGCTCCGTACCTCGCGTTTGCGCCGTTGTTTGCCGGCTTCATCCTCGTGTTGTACCGCCTGCATCTCATCGCCGGCGGCGCCGACGCGAAGGCGCTTGTCGCCGCGGCCGTGCTCGTTCCGTTTCCGCTTCACCTCTCGGGCTCGCTTCCGTTGCTGGAGAGCCCCACGCCCGCGTCCTTTGCGACGCTGGGGAACGCGTTGCTGGCCTTCCTTGCGCTTCCTCTCGTGTTCTTCGTTCGGAACCTCGCGCGGGGCGATCTTCGGTTCCCGCACGCGTTCCTTGGGTACCGGATGGAGGTGGACGCGGCCAAGCGCGCGCACGTGTGGCCCATGGAGGCCGTCGTCGACGGCAAGCTCGCGGCGGTGCGCATGCCCAGCCGGTTCGAGTGGGAGGACGAGGACTACGAGGCGCTGCGGCAGGCGGGCGTCGAACGGCCGTGGGTGACCCCGAAGGTGCCCTTCATGGTGCCGCTTCTGGCCGGCTTCGTGCTCGCGTTCTTCGTGGGCGACGTGCTCTTCTCGCTCCTGTTCCGCGCCTTGCGCGGATGA